In Antechinus flavipes isolate AdamAnt ecotype Samford, QLD, Australia chromosome 3, AdamAnt_v2, whole genome shotgun sequence, a genomic segment contains:
- the UBIAD1 gene encoding ubiA prenyltransferase domain-containing protein 1 codes for MAEAQGPGEKINIQAGSEGPPAGEKAKECCPCRDWSAPLPPPQRTWRQKCASYVLALRPWSFSASLTPVALGSALAYRTQGALQPGLLLGSAVAVLAVHGAGNLVNTYYDFSKGIDHKKSDDRTLVDRILEPQDVVRFGVFLYTLGCVCAACLYFLSTLKLEHLALIFFGGLSGSFLYTGGVGFKYVALGDLVILITFGPLAVMFAYAVQVGSVAIFPLVYAIPLALSTEAILHSNNTRDMESDREAGIVTLAILIGPAFSYVLYNTLLFVPYLIFSILATHYTISMALPLLTIPLAFALERQFRSQNFNKLPQRTAKLNLLLGLFYVFGIILAPPGTLPRL; via the exons ATGGCCGAGGCCCAGGGCCCCGGGGAGAAGATCAACATCCAGGCGGGCAGCGAGGGTCCCCCGGCTGGAGAGAAGGCCAAGGAGTGCTGCCCATGCCGTGACTGGTCGGCGCCACTCCCCCCTCCGCAGCGGACGTGGCGCCAAAAGTGCGCCTCCTACGTGCTGGCGCTGCGGCCGTGGAGCTTCAGCGCCTCGCTAACCCCAGTGGCCCTGGGCAGCGCGCTGGCCTACCGCACGCAGGGCGCGCTGCAGCCGGGCCTGCTGCTGGGCAGCGCCGTGGCCGTGCTGGCCGTGCACGGCGCCGGCAACCTGGTCAACACCTACTACGATTTCTCCAAGGGCATCGACCATAAGAAGAGCGATGACCGCACGCTGGTGGACCGCATCCTGGAGCCGCAGGACGTGGTGCGCTTCGGAGTCTTCCTCTACACCCTGGGCTGTGTGTGCGCCGCCTGCCTCTACTTCCTGTCCACGCTCAAGCTCGAGCATCTGGCGCTCATCTTCTTCGGGGGCCTCTCGGGCTCCTTCCTGTACACAGGAG GGGTTGGATTCAAATACGTGGCTCTTGGCGACCTGGTCATCCTCATCACCTTCGGCCCGCTGGCCGTGATGTTCGCCTACGCTGTGCAGGTGGGCTCGGTGGCCATCTTCCCCTTGGTGTACGCCATCCCGCTGGCTCTCAGCACCGAGGCCATCCTGCACTCCAACAACACCAGGGACATGGAGTCCGACCGAGAGGCCGGCATCGTGACCCTGGCCATCCTCATCGGCCCGGCCTTCTCCTACGTGCTCTACAACACGCTGCTCTTCGTGCCCTACCTCATCTTCAGCATCCTGGCCACGCACTACACCATCAGCATGGCACTGCCCCTGCTCACCATCCCCCTGGCCTTTGCGCTCGAGAGACAGTTCAGGAGCCAGAACTTCAACAAACTGCCCCAGAGGACTGCCAAGCTCAACCTCCTGCTGGGGCTCTTCTACGTCTTTGGGATCATCCTGGCCCCGCCGGGCACCCTGCCCAGACTCTAA